In a genomic window of Bordetella petrii:
- the aspS gene encoding aspartate--tRNA ligase, protein MRTCYTGEVCRDHLGQTVTLYGWVNRRRDHGGVIFIDLRDRAGLAQIVFDPDNAAFATAERLRNEFCIRVTGLVRPRPEGTANPELASGEVEVLCKEVEILNASITPPFQLDDDNLSETTRLTHRVLDLRRPQMQRNLMLRYRVSIEVRKFLDQLGFIDIETPMLTKSTPEGARDYLVPSRVNAGHFFALPQSPQLFKQMLMVSGFDRYYQITKCFRDEDLRADRQPEFTQIDCETSFLNEVEIRQIFEDMIRHVFKTVQNVELPAPFPQMTWTEAMQRYGSDKPDLRVSLEFTDVTDVMRDVDFKVFAAAATAPGSRVVALRVPGGAELSRSEIDAYTQFVGIYGAKGLAYIKVNDASKGREGLQSPIVKNLHDAALAELLKRSGAQSGDIIFFGADRAKIVNDAIGALRVKIGHSEFGKKAGLASSDWKPLWVVDFPMFEYDEEDGRYTAAHHPFTSPKDGHEDFLESDPSKAFAKAYDMVLNGWEIGGGSVRIHREEVQSKVFRALKIGAEEAREKFGFLLDALQYGAPPHGGIAFGLDRIVTMMTGAESIRDVIAFPKTQRAQCLLTQAPSEVDEKQLRELHIRLRNVEVK, encoded by the coding sequence ATGCGTACCTGCTACACCGGCGAGGTTTGCCGCGACCATCTCGGCCAGACTGTCACTCTGTATGGCTGGGTGAACCGCCGCCGCGACCACGGCGGGGTCATCTTCATCGACCTGCGCGACCGCGCGGGCCTGGCGCAGATCGTGTTCGATCCGGACAACGCCGCCTTCGCCACCGCCGAGCGCCTGCGCAACGAGTTCTGCATCCGCGTTACGGGCCTGGTGCGCCCGCGTCCCGAAGGCACGGCCAATCCCGAACTGGCTTCGGGCGAAGTCGAGGTGCTGTGCAAGGAAGTCGAGATTCTCAACGCCTCGATCACGCCTCCGTTCCAGCTCGATGACGACAACCTGTCCGAAACCACGCGCCTGACGCATCGCGTGCTCGACCTGCGCCGTCCGCAAATGCAGCGCAACCTGATGCTGCGCTACCGCGTGTCGATCGAAGTGCGCAAGTTCCTGGACCAGCTCGGGTTCATCGACATCGAAACCCCCATGCTGACCAAGAGCACGCCCGAGGGCGCGCGCGACTACCTGGTGCCTTCGCGCGTGAACGCCGGGCATTTCTTCGCGCTGCCGCAATCGCCGCAGCTGTTCAAGCAGATGCTGATGGTGTCGGGCTTCGACCGCTACTATCAAATCACCAAATGCTTCCGCGACGAAGACCTGCGCGCTGACCGCCAGCCCGAATTCACCCAGATCGACTGCGAAACCTCGTTCCTGAACGAAGTCGAAATCCGCCAGATCTTCGAAGACATGATCCGCCACGTCTTCAAGACCGTGCAGAACGTCGAGCTGCCCGCGCCGTTCCCCCAGATGACCTGGACCGAAGCCATGCAGCGCTACGGCTCCGACAAGCCCGACCTGCGCGTGAGCCTCGAGTTCACCGACGTTACCGATGTCATGCGCGATGTCGACTTCAAGGTGTTCGCGGCCGCCGCCACGGCGCCGGGCAGCCGTGTGGTGGCCCTGCGCGTGCCGGGCGGCGCCGAGCTGTCGCGCAGTGAAATCGATGCCTACACGCAGTTCGTGGGTATCTATGGCGCCAAGGGCCTTGCGTACATCAAGGTCAACGATGCCAGCAAGGGCCGCGAAGGGCTGCAGTCGCCCATCGTCAAGAACCTGCACGACGCGGCGCTGGCCGAACTGCTCAAGCGCAGCGGCGCGCAAAGCGGCGACATCATTTTCTTTGGCGCCGACCGCGCCAAGATCGTCAACGACGCCATCGGCGCGCTGCGCGTCAAGATCGGCCACAGCGAATTCGGCAAGAAGGCCGGCCTGGCGTCCAGCGACTGGAAGCCGCTGTGGGTGGTCGACTTCCCCATGTTCGAATACGACGAGGAAGACGGCCGCTACACCGCCGCGCACCATCCGTTCACCAGCCCCAAAGACGGCCACGAAGATTTCCTGGAATCCGATCCCAGCAAGGCATTCGCCAAGGCCTACGACATGGTGCTCAACGGCTGGGAAATCGGCGGCGGCTCGGTGCGTATCCACCGCGAAGAAGTGCAGAGCAAGGTGTTCCGCGCCCTGAAAATCGGCGCCGAAGAGGCGCGCGAGAAGTTCGGCTTCCTGCTCGACGCCCTGCAGTACGGCGCGCCCCCGCATGGCGGCATTGCCTTCGGCCTGGACCGCATCGTTACCATGATGACCGGCGCCGAGTCGATTCGCGACGTTATCGCTTTCCCCAAGACCCAGCGCGCGCAGTGCCTGCTGACGCAGGCGCCGTCCGAGGTCGACGAGAAGCAATTGCGCGAGCTGCACATCCGCCTGCGCAATGTCGAAGTGAAATGA
- a CDS encoding DUF502 domain-containing protein has product MRVFKKYFITGLLIWVPLAITLWVLGLLIATLEGFVPSFLSSQSLLGIDIPGFRFVLVVLVVLLTGMFAANLLGRTLLEQWEALLGRIPLVRSIYNSVKQVSDTVLAPNGQAFRQAVLVQYPRAGSWTIAFLTGAPGGEVAGYLPGEHVSVYVPTTPNPTSGFFLMMPRDHVIELQMSVDAALKYIVSMGVVAPPGQPAPAAAPIPTAPAVDS; this is encoded by the coding sequence ATGCGCGTCTTCAAGAAGTATTTCATCACCGGGCTGCTGATCTGGGTTCCGCTGGCCATCACCCTCTGGGTGCTGGGCCTGCTGATCGCAACCCTCGAGGGCTTCGTGCCCAGCTTCTTGTCGTCGCAATCGCTGCTGGGCATCGACATTCCCGGCTTCCGCTTCGTGCTGGTGGTCCTGGTGGTGCTGCTCACCGGCATGTTCGCCGCCAACCTGCTGGGCCGCACCCTGCTCGAGCAATGGGAAGCCCTGCTTGGCCGCATCCCGCTGGTGCGCTCCATCTACAATTCGGTCAAGCAGGTCAGCGACACGGTGCTGGCGCCCAACGGCCAGGCGTTCCGCCAGGCTGTGCTGGTGCAGTATCCGCGCGCCGGCTCGTGGACCATCGCCTTCCTGACGGGCGCGCCCGGCGGCGAAGTTGCCGGGTATCTGCCGGGCGAGCACGTCAGCGTCTATGTGCCCACCACGCCGAACCCCACGTCGGGGTTCTTCCTGATGATGCCGCGCGACCACGTCATCGAATTGCAGATGAGCGTGGACGCCGCCCTGAAGTACATCGTTTCCATGGGCGTGGTGGCGCCGCCGGGCCAACCGGCCCCGGCAGCCGCCCCCATCCCGACGGCCCCGGCCGTCGATTCGTAA
- a CDS encoding FmdB family zinc ribbon protein, which translates to MPIYAYKCGACGHAQDVLQKFSDAPLSVCPECGEAAFTKQVTAAGFQLKGSGWYVTDFRNGGSQGKSDGAKSGTASAPKADAPAKSDSAAPAATPAPAASS; encoded by the coding sequence ATGCCTATCTACGCTTACAAATGCGGCGCCTGCGGCCATGCCCAGGATGTATTGCAAAAGTTTTCCGATGCGCCGCTGTCGGTCTGCCCCGAATGCGGCGAAGCCGCCTTCACCAAGCAGGTCACGGCCGCCGGCTTCCAGCTCAAGGGCTCGGGCTGGTATGTCACCGACTTCCGCAACGGCGGCAGCCAGGGCAAGTCCGACGGCGCCAAGTCCGGTACGGCCAGCGCGCCCAAGGCCGACGCCCCCGCCAAGAGCGACAGCGCCGCGCCAGCGGCTACGCCTGCGCCCGCGGCGTCCTCCTGA
- a CDS encoding polymorphic toxin type 50 domain-containing protein, whose product MDVKSLERSGKVAALRRGGEILLIGPWDVFLGVAPRLLIQDASRLRAVLYPHLRDDSALAKLNTMARQIICTGSVAGHYSPQQALEQMVGLLQAGQISAMTVPDTSGSDENINIQRAALTGIRAGPVSQWPLAERFSYVLEQSPHYMSDALGAELRRTFNERTLALVVGTLVVWAGSHAIGIGFVADAALLAIGFSLAGWAIFDGIQYLMRFFNLTMNASSVGELDQAAEQFAKGVMAMGVGAVISLLTRGAGRLARRPAGHSTPRPAEPTQTRRQAAGAGQQPSRLSTAELNRQAVKNYGIPDTLSAHQARHIPPVADGRSVLTADPADLLRGLHDGQYPILRQPKPGQVMVDFGRPIGEFWNLSGTPTRVGPTNFGSVLYGKKGAHIVPANPVQW is encoded by the coding sequence ATGGACGTCAAATCACTCGAGAGGTCCGGAAAGGTCGCCGCGCTGCGCCGTGGCGGCGAGATTCTGCTGATCGGCCCCTGGGACGTGTTCCTGGGCGTGGCGCCGCGGCTGTTGATCCAGGATGCCTCGCGCCTGCGCGCGGTGCTCTACCCGCACCTGCGCGACGACAGCGCGCTGGCCAAGCTGAACACCATGGCGCGACAGATCATCTGTACGGGATCAGTGGCCGGCCATTATTCCCCGCAACAGGCCCTGGAGCAGATGGTCGGCTTGCTGCAGGCCGGCCAGATATCCGCGATGACCGTGCCCGACACCTCGGGCAGCGACGAGAACATCAACATACAGCGGGCCGCGCTGACGGGGATTCGGGCCGGGCCCGTGTCGCAGTGGCCGCTGGCCGAACGCTTCAGCTACGTGCTGGAACAGTCGCCCCACTACATGTCCGACGCATTGGGCGCCGAACTCAGAAGGACATTCAACGAAAGAACCCTGGCCCTGGTGGTGGGCACGCTGGTGGTATGGGCCGGATCGCACGCGATCGGCATCGGCTTCGTGGCCGACGCGGCGCTGCTGGCGATCGGCTTCTCGCTGGCCGGCTGGGCGATTTTCGACGGCATCCAATATTTGATGCGTTTTTTCAACCTGACCATGAATGCCTCCAGCGTGGGCGAGCTGGACCAGGCTGCCGAGCAGTTCGCCAAAGGCGTTATGGCCATGGGAGTGGGCGCCGTCATCAGCCTGCTGACGCGCGGGGCGGGAAGGCTGGCGCGCCGGCCCGCGGGGCACTCGACGCCGAGGCCGGCAGAACCCACGCAAACGCGCAGGCAGGCCGCCGGCGCCGGACAGCAGCCGTCCCGCTTGAGCACGGCCGAGTTGAACCGGCAGGCAGTCAAGAATTACGGTATTCCAGATACGCTGAGTGCTCACCAGGCACGCCACATACCGCCCGTTGCCGATGGACGCAGTGTGCTGACCGCTGATCCGGCCGACTTATTGAGAGGATTGCACGACGGGCAGTATCCTATCTTGCGACAACCCAAACCCGGCCAGGTGATGGTGGACTTCGGCCGGCCTATCGGAGAGTTCTGGAATTTGTCCGGAACGCCGACGCGTGTGGGCCCGACGAATTTCGGATCGGTTTTGTATGGTAAAAAAGGCGCCCATATCGTGCCGGCCAATCCAGTACAGTGGTAA
- the clsB gene encoding cardiolipin synthase ClsB yields the protein MKADIVRLDWTDDNAIELLQNGADFFPALCRAIDAASVSVHLETYIFLIDRTGERVLQSLEQAARRGVKVRVVLDGFGSADTARAVGDRITAAGGHCRIYRPEPPWYGRLVPSRSRLRRLHRKVAVVDGSIAFIGGINIVDDYDDLDPCDNIPGARFDFAVQVRGSLVADAVRAQDLLWVRLSWARLRRHPREWSRLRLTRPAPSAARPAGRQRAALVLRDNLRFRQTFERAYLYGIQHARRDILIGNAYFFPGRQFRKALLRAAARGVRVRLLLQGKIEYHMQYYATRSLYDQLLRGGIEIYEYMPGYLHAKVAVIDNMAMVGSSNLDPFSLLLAREANVVVDDQPFAWDLQHRLEDAIAAGGRFVRPLDYQRRGWLRRCVDAVSYTLLRIGVALTGRSGEY from the coding sequence GTGAAGGCCGACATCGTCAGGCTCGACTGGACCGACGACAACGCCATTGAACTGCTGCAGAATGGCGCCGATTTCTTTCCGGCGCTGTGCCGGGCCATTGACGCGGCCAGCGTCAGCGTGCACCTGGAAACCTATATCTTCCTGATCGACCGCACCGGCGAGCGCGTGCTGCAAAGCCTGGAGCAGGCCGCGCGGCGCGGCGTGAAAGTGCGCGTGGTGCTCGATGGCTTCGGCAGCGCCGACACGGCTCGCGCCGTCGGCGACCGCATCACGGCGGCGGGCGGCCATTGCCGCATCTACCGGCCCGAACCGCCCTGGTACGGCCGCCTGGTGCCTTCGCGCAGCCGGCTGCGCCGTCTGCACCGCAAGGTGGCGGTGGTGGACGGCAGCATCGCCTTCATTGGCGGCATCAATATCGTCGACGACTACGACGATCTGGATCCTTGCGACAACATTCCGGGGGCGCGCTTCGATTTCGCGGTGCAGGTTCGCGGGTCGCTGGTGGCCGACGCGGTGCGCGCGCAAGACCTGTTGTGGGTGCGGCTGAGCTGGGCCCGCCTGCGCCGCCATCCGCGCGAATGGTCGCGCCTGCGCCTGACCCGGCCCGCGCCGTCGGCCGCCCGGCCGGCCGGGCGCCAGCGCGCGGCCCTGGTGCTGCGCGACAACCTGCGTTTCCGGCAGACGTTCGAGCGCGCCTATCTGTACGGCATCCAGCACGCGCGGCGCGACATCCTGATCGGCAACGCGTACTTTTTTCCCGGCCGCCAGTTCCGCAAGGCGCTGCTGCGGGCGGCCGCGCGCGGCGTGCGCGTGCGCCTGCTGCTGCAGGGCAAGATCGAATACCACATGCAGTACTACGCCACTCGCTCGCTGTACGACCAGCTGCTGCGCGGCGGCATCGAAATCTACGAATATATGCCCGGCTATCTGCACGCCAAGGTGGCGGTCATCGACAACATGGCGATGGTGGGTTCGTCCAACCTGGATCCGTTCAGCCTGCTGCTGGCGCGCGAGGCGAATGTGGTGGTCGACGACCAGCCGTTCGCCTGGGATCTGCAGCACCGCCTGGAAGATGCCATCGCCGCGGGCGGGCGTTTCGTGCGGCCGCTGGACTACCAGCGGCGCGGCTGGCTGCGCCGCTGTGTGGATGCCGTGTCGTACACCTTGCTGCGCATCGGCGTGGCGTTGACGGGGCGCTCGGGGGAATACTGA
- a CDS encoding endonuclease/exonuclease/phosphatase family protein, whose amino-acid sequence MSLIRVVSYNIHKGRSSLGRRESLNDLRLGLYGLRPDLVFLQEVQGRNEHISFLDAQHESLAAALRLDVAYGCNAIRNRSDHGNALLSRYAIVEHENQDISDHRLEQRGLLHARIQVDGRDVHCFVVHLGLFAGSRTRQIQALTDRISRLVPEGDPILVAGDFNDWGDRLAPLFVQQLGLYEVFANAPRSHGGELPRLRDSVRRLSNVLRGVPNSVAVLERNNQLGMGGAYCPLPPPRTFPAVFPWFRLDRIYQRGFAVRSARVLRGREWAKLSDHAPLLAELELP is encoded by the coding sequence ATGTCGCTTATCCGCGTAGTCAGCTACAACATTCATAAGGGCCGCTCGTCCCTGGGTCGGCGCGAATCGCTGAACGATCTGCGCCTGGGGTTGTACGGCCTGCGCCCCGACCTGGTCTTCCTGCAGGAAGTGCAGGGCCGCAACGAGCACATCTCCTTCCTCGACGCCCAGCATGAGTCGCTGGCGGCGGCGCTGCGCCTGGACGTGGCCTATGGCTGCAACGCCATTCGCAACCGTTCCGACCATGGCAACGCGCTGCTGTCGCGCTATGCCATCGTCGAGCACGAGAACCAGGACATCTCCGATCACCGGCTCGAACAGCGCGGCCTGCTGCATGCCCGCATCCAGGTCGACGGCCGCGACGTGCATTGTTTCGTGGTGCACCTGGGCCTGTTCGCCGGCAGCCGCACCCGCCAGATCCAGGCGCTTACCGATCGCATCAGCCGGCTGGTGCCCGAGGGCGATCCCATTCTGGTGGCGGGCGATTTCAACGACTGGGGCGACCGCCTGGCGCCGTTGTTCGTGCAGCAACTGGGCCTGTACGAGGTCTTTGCCAACGCGCCGCGCAGCCATGGCGGCGAACTGCCGCGCCTGCGCGATTCGGTGCGGCGCTTAAGCAACGTGCTGCGCGGCGTGCCCAACAGTGTGGCGGTGCTGGAACGCAACAACCAGCTGGGCATGGGCGGCGCCTATTGCCCGCTGCCGCCGCCGCGCACCTTTCCGGCCGTATTCCCGTGGTTTCGGCTCGATCGCATCTACCAGCGCGGCTTTGCCGTGCGCAGCGCGCGCGTGTTGCGCGGCCGCGAATGGGCCAAGCTGTCCGACCATGCCCCCTTGCTGGCGGAGCTTGAGCTGCCGTGA